The Chloroflexota bacterium DNA segment TCGGCAGAGCATGGGACAATTCACCTGGTAGAGGGGTCCGATATTCCCCGCGTCGGAGACAAGATTTCGTTCATTGTGGGCTATGGGGATACGACCGTGTTCCTGCACGACAACTTCTACGGCATTCGCGACGGCCGCGTGGAGGTGGTGTGGCCGATACTCGGTCGCGGCAAACTGCAGTGAGAAAAACGAATCGCTCTCAAGCCTCGCTTCGGCGGCAAGAGAGCGATTCTGAATTTCGTACGCATGCCTTGAATTGCGCGTTTACGACAGGCGTCGCACCGTTCGTGCCCGTCTCTAAAGCGAGATCTACCCTGTGGGAATGCCCATCTCGATCAACATTACCGGGATGTTCTCATCAATTCGGTAGATTGTGGCGCCGTCATCGGTAATCAGCCCTTCTTCCAGCGGCTTGTCGACCACGTTGCCGTCTTGATACGTGACCTCGTCGCTTTCAATGCGGGAATTAAGCTGGCTGATCTCATCACTTGAAAGAGGGCGCAACTGCGCCTTGGTAGCGGGGCACCGCAGGATTTCGAGTAGTTGTTCGCTTATGGGCATGGCATCAAGTCTCCGGGGTAATGAGTGAGTTTTCGCACATTTCGTATTAGCGAGGACCGTTGCTGCTGACAATCAAATGTGACAAGGGCTTGCTTATGGTCCGAACACACGAGGCCTAAAACAGGCATGAACGTGTCAATCATATTCACATTTGTCAGTCTGCCTGTCCCCTGTTTCAAAGGTAGGAGCGCAATGTAAGCTCTATTCATCCTCAGTCTAAGAACGGCGCAATGCACTGTCAACCAGACCGTGCCCTGACTACACGATACGGAATCTTGCCAAGTCGGGTGAGAACGGTAGGTCCTAAATTGAAGAGCGCAAGATCGGCAATGAAGTGGACGATTATGGGTGTAAGAATCGTGCCAGACACCAAGAAAAGGAGTCCGAACAAGACACCTCCTGCAGTAGCAAGCAGCAGGAACGGCAGCGGGAATCCGGCTATACGGTGAATGAAGCCGAATATTACGGCAACGCCGATGAAACCCACCGCCGCAGGCAAGAATCCTATACTCATCGCCCACGACTGCAGCATGCCCCGAAAGAAGAGTTCCTCGGCAGGCGCATTAAAGAAGAGGAAGTATCCATCCTCGATGGCGTGGGCGCGGCGGGACGCCAAGCTGTGGATTGGCCAATAGCGCGCGCGGAACAGCGTACAGGCAGCAAATGCCGGAATGCCAGTGCCCAGGATGAGTGCGACGTCTAGGCCGGTAATGCGCCAGGAGAGCTTTAGCGTTTCGGCCCCACC contains these protein-coding regions:
- a CDS encoding Trm112 family protein, yielding MPISEQLLEILRCPATKAQLRPLSSDEISQLNSRIESDEVTYQDGNVVDKPLEEGLITDDGATIYRIDENIPVMLIEMGIPTG
- a CDS encoding CPBP family intramembrane metalloprotease, with product MNRTPAIPFRTARDSLRWIGWDVVRRLLPFAIVALVWAYALAGGAETLKLSWRITGLDVALILGTGIPAFAACTLFRARYWPIHSLASRRAHAIEDGYFLFFNAPAEELFFRGMLQSWAMSIGFLPAAVGFIGVAVIFGFIHRIAGFPLPFLLLATAGGVLFGLLFLVSGTILTPIIVHFIADLALFNLGPTVLTRLGKIPYRVVRARSG